One Carcharodon carcharias isolate sCarCar2 chromosome 1, sCarCar2.pri, whole genome shotgun sequence DNA window includes the following coding sequences:
- the stbd1 gene encoding starch-binding domain-containing protein 1 isoform X1, which produces MATGLASLLQGLVAMLSSVWAVLPVALAVALSTWLWFRRGKNQESREAAGLQSTPPEDSDRGQGEISPEDGERRPEEREGWQQDSADKITGGERDSIPKIKTTELSVSGQQSPVLEAEDISDAMIKNEKESEQDQNLSNKQDLSDSKQKMNVCENNHTQIQLVAWPTNIGQVTIHNASITDECNYGKERMSVCETKSAVNIEKVHEKFEHKDEVLDLVSAIDQKFSRTDHLNISDVTDDICESNVGMSELKCIKTEMEREDKRKFFHEQQVNAEPERTNINSEPENIARKVAAVSPLPLNNISVNFNVHYITSSSAQILAVTGNHECLGQWEKYVPLKPNKDGFWSSPILLPVNSRIEWKYVVVEDGKICRWEECFNRALETGHEDFEVYQCWGYH; this is translated from the exons ATGGCAACCGGGTTGGCGAGTTTATTGCAGGGATTAGTTGCAATGTTGAGCAGCGTGTGGGCAGTGCTGCCGGTGGCGCTGGCAGTCGCCCTCAGCACCTGGCTGTGGTTTAGAAGAGGCAAGAACCAGGAGAGCCGGGAGGCAGCCGGGCTGCAGAGCACTCCCCCGGAGGACAGTGACCGCGGACAGGGGGAGATCAGCCCTGAGGACGGAGAGAGACGGCCAGAGGAGAGGGAGggctggcagcaggacagtgctG ATAAAATTACAGGTGGTGAGAGGGACAGTATACCAAAGATCAAGACAACAGAGTTGAGTGTTAGTGGTCAGCAGTCTCCTGTTTTGGAGGCTGAGGATATATCCGATGCAATGAtcaagaatgagaaagagagtgagcaggacCAAAATCTGTCAAATAAGCAGGATCTTTCTGATTCCAAACAGAAGATGAATGTTTGTGAGAATAACCACACACAAATTCAATTGGTGGCTTGGCCAACCAACATTGGGCAAGTTACTATTCATAATGCAAGCATTACTGATGAGTGTAATTATGGCAAGGAGAGGATGTCTGTTTGTGAAACAAAGTCAGCTGTCAATATTGAAAAGGTGCATGAAAAATTCGAGCATAAAGATGAAGTTCTTGATCTAGTTTCAGCAATTGATCAGAAATTCAGTAGAACAGATCATCTAAATATCAGTGACGTGACTGATGATATCTGTGAAAGTAATGTTGGCATGAGTGAGTTGAAATGCATTAAAACTGAAATGGAAAGAGAAGATAAAAGAAAATTCTTTCATGAGCAACAGGTTAATGCTGAGCCAGAAAGAACAAATATAAACTCAGAGCCTGAAAATATTGCCAGGAAAGTTGCTGCAGTGTCTCCCTTGCCCCTCAACAACATCTCTGTGAATTTTAATGTTCACTATATTACTAGTTCAAGTGCTCAGATCCTTGCAGTGACAGGAAACCACGAATGTCTAGGGCAGTGGGAGAAGTATGTACCATTGAAACCAAACAAGGATGGATTCTGGTCCAGTCCCATTCTGCTTCCAGTGAATTCCAGGATTGAGTGGAAATATGTGGTGGTGGAAGATGGAAAGATCTGCCGGTGGGAGGAATGTTTCAATAGGGCACTGGAGACTGGTCACGAAGATTTTGAAGTATACCAGtgctggggttaccattga
- the stbd1 gene encoding uncharacterized protein stbd1 isoform X2 yields MEQHGRENGLQESWLCWKSWWKKCKVGVMPCICITSSGQCSEDSESMGVSASRWVLRTGTCARSCQDKITGGERDSIPKIKTTELSVSGQQSPVLEAEDISDAMIKNEKESEQDQNLSNKQDLSDSKQKMNVCENNHTQIQLVAWPTNIGQVTIHNASITDECNYGKERMSVCETKSAVNIEKVHEKFEHKDEVLDLVSAIDQKFSRTDHLNISDVTDDICESNVGMSELKCIKTEMEREDKRKFFHEQQVNAEPERTNINSEPENIARKVAAVSPLPLNNISVNFNVHYITSSSAQILAVTGNHECLGQWEKYVPLKPNKDGFWSSPILLPVNSRIEWKYVVVEDGKICRWEECFNRALETGHEDFEVYQCWGYH; encoded by the exons ATGGAACaacatgggagagagaatgggctcCAAGAGTCTTGGCTGTGCTGGAAGTCTTGGTGGAAGAAATGCAAAGTGGGAGTGATGCCTTGTATCTGCATAACCTCTTCCGGACAGTGCTCTGAAGACAGTGAAAGTATGGGTGTCAGTGCAAGCAGGTGGGTCCTGAGGACCGGGACGTGTGCAAGAAGTTGTCAAG ATAAAATTACAGGTGGTGAGAGGGACAGTATACCAAAGATCAAGACAACAGAGTTGAGTGTTAGTGGTCAGCAGTCTCCTGTTTTGGAGGCTGAGGATATATCCGATGCAATGAtcaagaatgagaaagagagtgagcaggacCAAAATCTGTCAAATAAGCAGGATCTTTCTGATTCCAAACAGAAGATGAATGTTTGTGAGAATAACCACACACAAATTCAATTGGTGGCTTGGCCAACCAACATTGGGCAAGTTACTATTCATAATGCAAGCATTACTGATGAGTGTAATTATGGCAAGGAGAGGATGTCTGTTTGTGAAACAAAGTCAGCTGTCAATATTGAAAAGGTGCATGAAAAATTCGAGCATAAAGATGAAGTTCTTGATCTAGTTTCAGCAATTGATCAGAAATTCAGTAGAACAGATCATCTAAATATCAGTGACGTGACTGATGATATCTGTGAAAGTAATGTTGGCATGAGTGAGTTGAAATGCATTAAAACTGAAATGGAAAGAGAAGATAAAAGAAAATTCTTTCATGAGCAACAGGTTAATGCTGAGCCAGAAAGAACAAATATAAACTCAGAGCCTGAAAATATTGCCAGGAAAGTTGCTGCAGTGTCTCCCTTGCCCCTCAACAACATCTCTGTGAATTTTAATGTTCACTATATTACTAGTTCAAGTGCTCAGATCCTTGCAGTGACAGGAAACCACGAATGTCTAGGGCAGTGGGAGAAGTATGTACCATTGAAACCAAACAAGGATGGATTCTGGTCCAGTCCCATTCTGCTTCCAGTGAATTCCAGGATTGAGTGGAAATATGTGGTGGTGGAAGATGGAAAGATCTGCCGGTGGGAGGAATGTTTCAATAGGGCACTGGAGACTGGTCACGAAGATTTTGAAGTATACCAGtgctggggttaccattga